Proteins encoded by one window of Bacteroidia bacterium:
- a CDS encoding DUF262 domain-containing protein — protein sequence MTQEDNLLSEVIKSRQEYITDGYSMSIGEIVSNYKEGEIIINPDFQRKFRWSEQLRSRLIESILIGVPLPSIFVYQNDKGKWEVVDGVQRISTILEFMGELKDEKGEKLPASTLIKTKMLPSLEGMTWEKLPKEPLQIDFRRTKIEVKIIKSTSHQNAKFEVFQRLNYSSVLSGQEFRNAVLIMLDKNLYKWLKEQAEYELYNECLDLTDRWKDEQYHYELVLRLYIFSMFAEKPVYKVDDFINDNFLYNEEASLISKIQNGQFKLDDEKYKFKKTFMLLHKAKGKDVFKKDGKGTQFLESYFESIAIGLYSNIDSYSELDGDIELIKSKIENIETHIPKAANTSSRIPLTVKFGKEYFKK from the coding sequence ATGACACAAGAAGATAATTTACTATCTGAGGTTATAAAAAGTCGGCAAGAGTATATTACCGATGGTTATTCAATGTCAATAGGTGAAATTGTAAGTAACTATAAAGAAGGGGAAATAATAATCAATCCCGATTTTCAGCGAAAGTTTCGCTGGTCAGAACAGCTTCGTTCACGACTGATAGAATCCATCTTGATTGGAGTTCCATTACCATCAATTTTTGTTTACCAAAATGATAAAGGTAAATGGGAAGTGGTAGATGGTGTGCAAAGAATATCTACCATACTGGAATTTATGGGAGAATTAAAAGATGAAAAAGGCGAGAAGCTCCCTGCTTCGACATTAATTAAAACTAAAATGCTTCCTTCTTTAGAGGGCATGACTTGGGAGAAATTACCAAAAGAACCTTTGCAAATAGACTTCAGAAGAACAAAAATTGAAGTGAAAATTATTAAAAGCACATCTCACCAAAATGCAAAATTTGAAGTTTTTCAAAGATTAAATTATTCTTCAGTTCTATCTGGACAAGAGTTTAGAAACGCTGTTTTGATAATGCTTGATAAAAACCTTTATAAGTGGCTAAAAGAACAAGCCGAATATGAATTATATAATGAATGCTTAGACTTAACTGATAGGTGGAAAGATGAACAATACCACTATGAATTAGTTTTGAGACTCTACATTTTCTCAATGTTTGCAGAAAAGCCAGTTTATAAAGTGGATGATTTCATTAACGACAATTTTTTATATAATGAAGAAGCTTCTCTTATAAGTAAAATTCAAAACGGGCAGTTCAAATTAGATGACGAAAAATATAAGTTTAAAAAAACTTTTATGCTATTGCATAAAGCCAAAGGCAAGGATGTCTTTAAAAAAGATGGTAAAGGAACACAATTTTTAGAATCCTATTTTGAATCAATAGCAATTGGGTTATACTCAAATATTGATTCTTATTCCGAATTAGATGGAGACATTGAACTAATTAAGTCAAAAATTGAAAATATTGAAACTCATATTCCCAAAGCTGCCAATACTAGTTCAAGAATTCCTCTTACTGTAAAATTCGGGAAAGAATACTTTAAAAAATGA
- a CDS encoding DUF1003 domain-containing protein: protein MKISHITKKEIPNGEEIKGQEIREGIFNLIQSNIPDFNKDSYISLVELNQYRRLYLTSLIVQEKGELAVIDQDVMDAIKNNSILSENIQDEIESTLTLGQKIADRVAAFGGSWTFIITFFSFIIIWMSINIWFIAAKPFDPYPFILLNLILSCLAAIQAPIIMMSQNRQEQKDRQRGEHDYKINLKAELEIKLLSEKIDHLLVHQNKKLLEIQEVQIDYLEDLMKEIKKN from the coding sequence ATGAAAATAAGTCACATAACCAAAAAAGAAATTCCAAATGGTGAAGAAATAAAAGGACAAGAAATCAGAGAAGGTATTTTTAACCTAATTCAATCTAACATTCCGGACTTCAACAAAGACAGCTATATTTCATTAGTTGAATTAAACCAATACAGACGACTTTATTTGACTTCTTTAATAGTTCAAGAAAAGGGAGAATTGGCGGTCATTGACCAAGATGTGATGGATGCCATAAAAAACAATTCAATCCTTTCAGAAAACATTCAAGACGAAATTGAATCCACTTTAACTTTAGGGCAAAAAATAGCCGACAGAGTTGCTGCCTTTGGAGGTAGCTGGACATTTATCATTACGTTTTTCTCATTCATTATAATCTGGATGTCCATTAACATTTGGTTCATAGCAGCAAAACCGTTTGATCCCTATCCTTTCATTTTGCTTAACTTAATTCTTTCTTGTTTGGCAGCTATCCAAGCACCCATTATTATGATGAGCCAAAACAGACAAGAACAAAAGGATAGACAGCGTGGCGAACACGATTACAAAATCAATCTAAAAGCTGAGCTTGAGATTAAACTGCTAAGTGAAAAAATTGACCACCTACTTGTTCATCAAAACAAAAAATTATTGGAAATTCAGGAAGTTCAAATTGACTATCTGGAAGACCTGATGAAAGAAATAAAAAAGAATTAA
- a CDS encoding MjaI family restriction endonuclease, translating into MKKQPTKRFSKEFGKKEKVLNYATQTYQLSRPNKVGAVMALIRECQPKTIEDWEKWYFENATTDGKAPTKITKESLEELGERLYIKIKEIVIPEWTEAFNQLTLQDCIEYIHNLTINRTFDGFIREKSVIEDNLAKTFPNIKFEESDPELDHAGDIDYLGWVGDKAFGIQIKPVTAKANFGNYSATERMKASFDDFTKKFGGQVFVVFSIDDKIKNEEVVDHIAQEIKRLTK; encoded by the coding sequence GTGAAAAAGCAACCTACTAAAAGATTTTCCAAAGAGTTTGGCAAGAAAGAGAAAGTTCTAAACTATGCCACACAAACTTATCAGCTCTCCAGACCTAACAAGGTTGGAGCAGTAATGGCTCTCATTCGAGAATGCCAACCGAAAACGATTGAAGATTGGGAAAAATGGTATTTTGAAAATGCAACAACAGATGGAAAAGCACCTACAAAAATTACGAAAGAAAGTTTGGAAGAACTTGGCGAGAGACTTTATATTAAAATTAAAGAGATAGTAATTCCTGAATGGACGGAAGCATTTAACCAACTTACATTACAAGACTGCATTGAGTATATTCATAACCTTACCATCAACAGAACTTTTGACGGATTTATCAGAGAGAAATCTGTAATAGAAGATAATCTTGCAAAGACTTTTCCGAACATAAAGTTTGAAGAAAGCGACCCCGAACTAGACCACGCAGGCGACATTGATTATCTGGGTTGGGTTGGCGACAAAGCATTTGGCATTCAAATAAAACCTGTAACAGCAAAAGCAAACTTCGGCAACTACTCTGCGACCGAGAGAATGAAAGCGAGTTTTGACGACTTCACTAAAAAATTCGGTGGACAGGTATTCGTAGTTTTCAGCATTGACGACAAGATAAAGAACGAAGAAGTTGTTGACCATATTGCCCAAGAAATTAAACGACTGACGAAGTGA
- a CDS encoding MAE_28990/MAE_18760 family HEPN-like nuclease encodes MSIEPKTLTYLYELVEKDYAWRISELSNYRSALLTEQNEKAQKAKIRAGVALLYAHWEGFIKQLANWYYDFVSFQSHNVSDLSESFASIILRAELNVLESSNKIKDHQRVIKMIFEGMNKTAYFSRKSPIKTSNLKFVIFEDVCILLGINPLEFESRYKRKFDRNIQLTIDEDLVGQRNSIAHGEYLPISIEEYKKLYDIVVNGFLFNFKEIVMDCATNKKYLRNREKATY; translated from the coding sequence ATGAGTATAGAACCAAAGACACTTACATATCTATACGAATTGGTTGAAAAAGACTATGCTTGGAGAATATCAGAACTTTCCAATTATAGAAGTGCTTTACTTACCGAGCAAAATGAAAAAGCACAAAAAGCCAAAATTAGGGCTGGTGTTGCCTTGCTTTACGCTCATTGGGAGGGCTTTATAAAGCAATTAGCGAATTGGTATTATGACTTTGTAAGCTTTCAGTCTCATAATGTTTCAGATTTAAGTGAATCGTTTGCAAGCATAATTCTACGTGCTGAATTAAACGTTTTAGAAAGCAGCAACAAGATTAAAGACCATCAAAGAGTTATAAAGATGATTTTTGAGGGTATGAATAAAACGGCATATTTCTCTAGGAAAAGCCCAATAAAAACTTCAAATTTAAAGTTTGTAATTTTCGAAGATGTTTGTATTCTTTTAGGCATTAATCCATTAGAGTTTGAAAGCAGATACAAGAGGAAATTTGACCGAAACATACAACTTACCATTGATGAAGATTTAGTAGGACAAAGAAACAGCATTGCCCATGGAGAGTATTTACCAATTTCAATTGAAGAATATAAAAAGCTATATGACATTGTTGTAAACGGGTTCCTATTTAACTTCAAAGAAATAGTAATGGACTGTGCTACTAACAAAAAATATTTAAGAAATCGTGAAAAAGCAACCTACTAA